The genomic window TTTCTGGGGCACTCCGCTGACGGACAGCGGATCCCACGGCTCCTGGCGACCGCTGTGCGTGCTCAGCTTCCGGCTGAACTACCTCATTGGCGGCGGCTTTGCGCCATGGGGCTTCCATCTGGTCAACAATCTGCTCCACTGTGTGGCCACGGCTCTGGTGGTGCGGGTGGCGCGCACCCTCCTCGCCTCCGTGTGGGCAGTCCTGGCCGCCGGCGCCCTCTTCGCCGCTCATCCGATTCACACGGAGGCGGTGGCCGGCGTGGTGGGTCGGGCGGACGTGGCCGCCTGCGTGTGCTACCTGCTCACGtacctcagctacctgcggCACATGAGGTGGCGCGAATCGGGGGATCCCCGCCAGTGGCTGGCCCTGGGAGCCACCTTGGTCCTGGCCGCAGCCGGCCTCCTCTGCAAGGAGACGGCCATTACGGCGCTTCTGCTCTGCGCCCTCTTCGACGTGATGCGCGGTCTCGGCGGACAGGTGGACAAGGTAAGCCTACTATGCTATGCATGATAAATTGTCTTCCCAGCTGGTGTAACTACCTTATATCGAAAGTACATAACAAATGTCCCTCTTTTTACCTATATGATTACTTTCCCATAGCAACGCCTACGCTCCGTGTGCATAGTTCTGGGAGCTCTCTTCTGCATGGCCTACTGCCGCCTGGTGATCGTCCCTGGACCGCAGACGGCCTTCTCCAGCGCGGACAACCCCATTGCGAGGACACCCTCCGCCTGGACGAGATTGCTGACCTTCCTCTACCTGCCCGTCTTCAAtctgcgcctgctgctgcagcccAACGTGCTGAGCTTCGACTGGGGCATGGATGCCCTGCCCAGAGTCACTTCCTTGTGGGATCGCCGCAATGCGCAGTCCGCCTGTTTCTACTCcgtgctggtgggcgtggcgtgGCGCAGCTGCAGACAACTGCTGAGCGGATCGAAGGAGCTGGGCCACAGTGGAGTGGGCTCCACGTTCCCCCAGTATCACATCCAGAAGGTGGCCAGTCGCAAGTCGCGCTCCAAGCGCAAGCGGATGGCCAACAACACCAAGTACCAAGCCTTTGAGGCAGCCTatcatcagcaacagcagcagcaggaagcGCTTCCATGTCGCGattgcaacaacaataacagcagtGGCTACGTCTACGAGGGCAGCACCCCCGTTCCTGCAGCTCCAGCCCAAAACCCTCACCTTGTGTCTTCCGCCTTTCGCGGCtcccgcagcagcagcagctgcagcaacagcacaaACAGCTCCACTTCtagctccagctcctccagctcgaGTTCCAGCTCGAGTtccagtagcagcagcagcagcagctccagctccagcttgGGGAGCGGCTTCCAAAGCTCCTCCAAGGACTACGCGCTGGAGGGAATGTCGTCCGCGAATCGGAACGCTTGCGTGCTCATCATGTCCCTTGCCTTCCTGGCACTGCCCTTCCTGCCCGCCAGCAACCTGTTGTTCTACGTGGGATTCGTGGTGGCCGAGCGACTCCTGTACCTGCCCAGCGTCGGCTTCTGCCTGCTGGTGGGCTACGGCGTCGCCAAGCTGATGGCCTGCAGCCCAAGGACTCGCAATACCCTGCTCCTGAGCTTCAGTGTCCTGCTGGCCGCCATGAGCCTGCGCACTCTGAGGAGGAACGCCGATTGGCGGGACGAGGAGAGCCTTTACCGCAGCGCCATTGCCATCAATCCGCCAAAGGGTAAGTGCTCCTCGACGATCCTTGCCAGCAGAGCGAGCAGCtaatttgatttgcctttCTAGCGCTGGGCAATCTGGGCAGCGTACTCAGCTCACAAGGGCGATACGAGGAGGCCAAACAGGTCCTGCAGGAGGCCATTCGCTTCAGGCCCAACATGGCGGATGTGCACTTTAATCTGTGAGTAACCGATTGCCGAAATTCTCAGCACTTAGTGAATGTTTGTGGGCACTTTTTCTAGTTGGTTTTTTGGGGGTAGAGGTTATGCTAGTTTGCTTTGAAGCTGATTTCAAATATGTTGCAATGAAACATTCCATTAAAGTCACGTAACACTGGCAATCTAGCCCGATGCTCATGCGACTGTTAGGTTTTTCTGCAAACGTGTAAACCGGAACTGGCCTCATTATGTTGCCTACCCACATGTGACAGGCAAAAGCGATGCGATAAATGGCAGCCATTTTCATTATCTCTCCGTGCGTTTCCCACCCACATCGGGCACCCACCCACCTACGCCCCCTGAATGTCCTTCGCTTGGGTGCGCATTTAGCGCGGCCATTTTATGCAGCGCAGCATTCCAGTTATGAGACTCCGTCCCCGAGATGGCAATACAATGCCGAACAAGCTGTCAAATGAAGcccatttcctttttttccctTTCGCGCTACCCGAGGAGACACGCAGCAATCCTCCAGTGCTTCAGTTCTCCAGTTCTCCAGTCCTCCAAGTCGCCATGCGACTGCATCCTTCGTCTCGTTTTCCCATTTGTATCCTGCTCAGGGCATTTGCGTGCCGCTGCAGAAGCTATGCGCATTTCGTGATGcatgcactgcgagaaaccGCCGAGTATTTGTTTAAAGGTCAAACATAGGTAAAGTAAATGCCGAAGATTCTCGATCTTACGAGTTGCAAAAGTGCGTAAATGAGTACTTCGTAACATGGACGTACTTCGAGATACCTCAAGTGGTTTCCCCGAAGGATTAGGCTCTTCTGATGATTTTTTTCCACGTGTTCCAAGCAGGATGCTCGACAAAAGTCCTTAGCTTTCACACTCTCTCCGTCCCTCCGTCCTCTCGTCCTTTGGTCCTTTGCGACTTTCCGTCCCTCTGTCAACGTCTGACAAAGTCTGTAAGCGTGCTGGCTCTGTTCAGATCCTTCTGTTTGGTATAGTACTCCGCTGGGGCTGTGTTTTGTCTGCTGTCTACTGTCTGCTGTCTGTTGTCTGTTCGCATTGCATTTTTGCTCATTGCGCATATTTCACAGCAGCGACGCGATGCGACATAAAACGGTgcggagcagcaggaaaaaccAGCAGCGACTCAGTagtggaaatggggaaaagcggaaatacaaaatacaaactaCGAAATACAAAGCAGGCACatgaaaaaaagaagcgaaCGAAAGAAAAGTGAGCGCGGAGTTGCGCTTTGAATATTCAGTGCGTCATTTCGGGTTTTCCTTTTTACCGCCTGTCTGTCAACGTCAGGCGGCTTGTCGCAAGCCAGATTATTGCTTGTATTTTGCTTGTACTAACCCCGATTCTCAGCTCCATTGCCTCATTGCCGGGCTAATGCCACGGTGCTCAAGTCAATGGTTCAATGGTTCAGAGAACCAGGTCACAACTGCTAAGGCTGCCGTTATGTGTACCCCGTGTCCTGTGTCCCGTGTCCCGTGTCCTTTGGAAACCCTTCAACAGGCTGCCTACAAAGCGAACGAAGCGCTAATCGAAAATCAATGTTGGCTGTTGCCGGCTCAACCGCAGCAGCCCAACTCCCACTACCCCACTTCTCTACTTCCCCACTCCATCATTATTCAAGCAATCCTGCGGATACACATTcctgtacatacatacattattTACTGCGATCAAATCATCAATGGCAATGCTCGCGGCGCCGTCGCTTGCTTGACTGATTGCCATCTCCCCAAAGTCCCGAGTGCCTCCTCACGCCCACATGTCCTTCACTCCGTCAGTCCCTCAGTCCTTTAGTCCTTCAGGACATGCAGCCAAACCAGCACACCGATACCAGCAAATCACTGAGCtgtgtaatttgattttttactTTGCCCAACGTCAAACATTCGTGATTTTATTGTTGGTCCTGCACtcgctcctgctgctgcacttgctctGGCTCGCATTCGAATGGGGAAACTGAAGACTGAAAGCTGGAAACCTGAAAAGGACCTCTTTCTTTGCCTCTCCGCGCTGAAATTGGTTGCGGAAAACTGCAAGGCAGTCGTCGCTTTAAAGGCCAACAGCTTGGCAGCGACCAACTAATTACATAATTCCAAGTACACCAAAGCAAAAGCTGCTTGCTTTTACACTTGCACTGCAATATTCAGTTTTCACAAAAAGGATATGATGCAACACTCTTcacaaaagttcaaaaattgAATAGGTTCTTTTTTACAATTCAGTCAAAAATTGTAACTGATAGTTAGTGCTGATTATCAGCTTTAAAATCCAgtcattttcgtttttgtggAAAACGTTTTTGCCATGCTGCGATAAAAGAAGTGTGAGGAATGTCGTACTTTtgtcaaaaatgaaaatgttaattttccGGTCAAAAATAGTACGAATTTTGTCGACTACATGAGTAATATTGATCCGAATTCAGAATGTCATATCTCGTTGCATTCGTAGTAAAATTTCCTTTCGAATGGCATTCACACTTTGAAATGTCAAAATTTGCcttttttcgcaaaaaaacgTGATGtaaccccttacaaaaaatgaaaaaaatggaaaattttttttttcacatatCAGCACAAAAGTGATATGGACAGTAAGTAAATATCATTAGCTGCAAAAAACAGTAGTTATTTCTCCTCTGTGACACTTTTTGGTCATGTAATGGCCTTATATTGGAGTTTATTATGTTGGTCATGTTACGGTCTAATCTATTCAGTGGCCAGAAAATGTTCCCAGTGTAGCAGCAGTTGCTCATCTGAGTGGCGTCTCTGCAGGCACCCGGGCACTCGAGTTATCAGGCTCTGGGGAATCCTAAAGAGGCCGCTCCCTCCAATTTAGGCGCTCTAATTAGATCACGAGAGCTGGAGAAGTTCACTCTATTAATGTCAAcactttcacttttcactcTCGCTTCAGGGGCATCCTGCACCAGAATCAGCAGGTCTATACCGCAGCTGTCGAGTGCTTTCAGCGCGCCATCAAGTTTCGACCAAATCTGGCGGGTGAGTCAATCAGATGGTCTTTGTCCACTGGCGCCACATACTCACATACTGCTCCCCCCTTTGCAGTGGCGTACCTCAACCTGGGCATATCATTCATAGCGCTGGGCAAGCGGCAGCAGGCCATCGAAATCCTGCAGGCGGGCTCCAACCTGGATGGCGCTTCTGTGCGAGATCGCTCCGCTCATGACCAGGCTCGCAGCTCGGCCTACCTGCAGCTGGGCGCCCTCTACGCGGAGCAGGGCAAGCTCCAACGTGCCCTGGCCATCTACCGGGAGGCTCTGTCCTCGCTGCCAGGACTGCCGCAGCAGCGGGAGGTGCTCTACCAGCGGATCGGCGATGTCCTCGGTCGCCTGCAGCAGTGGGACGAGGCGGAGCGACACCATCGTGCCGCCCTGGAGCTGCAGCCCAACCAGGTGGCCGCCCATCTCTCCTACGGCATCACGCTGGCCAGGAATGTAGGTGATCTATCTATTAGTGGCGAAGTGGGAGGCATTTATAATtggtttatttgcttttttatcTCTTCCTTGCAGAGCAGCCGCGCCTCGGAGGCGGAGATGTGGTTCAAGCGAGCCCTGAaactggcgcccgaacaggccAGTGTGTATCATCATTATGGTGAGTAGCCCATCTCTTTAGCCTGAAGTACTAACTTATATGCTTCTTGAATATATGCGTTAATATGGGGTATTTCTTTCTCAGCCGAATTCCTCTCGCTGCAGTCGCGACATCATGAGTCCGCCATCTACCATCGCCGAGCCGCGGAGTTGGCGCCCAATGATTACGCTCTGGTGGTGGCCGCTGCCACTGCGATGCGGCTGCTGGACAGGAAAGTGGAGGCGGAGGTGTGGTACAGAAAGGTGAGTCCACCGATCGAGATAGCCTCTTTCAATTGAACTGTTTCCTAAGCGGAGTGCGTCTTCCTTTCAGGCCGTGGCTCTGCGACCGGACGACGCCCATGCCCACACCAATCTGGGCGCCATACTGCATCTGCTGGGACGCACCAATCACGCGGCAGCTAGCTACAAGGCGGCCCTGAGACTCCAGCCCGGCGATGCCATCACGCTGGGCAACCTGGCCAAGCTGGGTGTCACGAATGTCTAGCAACTGTAGTGGCCTCCGTAGTCAGCCAGCTAATGAATAAGTTTATAGGCCAAAGAGCAgagatatttttatatagGAATGGGTTTGAAGAGGAGAGGGAAGGGAGGGGCTGGAGAAGCGTTAGATAACTCTACAGAATTTATACAAAGGACTTcgatacatatgtatatcattAGCAGCTGGCAGCCGTGTAAATATCCAAGCAGCGACCAAAAATGTCACAAAATAGATAGAGATACCAAGATACAGAGATACCAAAATGGAGCGGAAAGATTgagctacagatacagatggaATCAGCGGAGAATCAGCGGAGAATCAGCGACAGAGAgaacaataattaaaatatctaaCTGTTAAGGAAACGAGTTACTGTACAGCTATAGGAGCAAGGTGGATCCGTGGGAACGATGATTGGGTAACTACTCGTAATGTGCTTAAATATCCGTGTAAAATACTGTAAATATGAgacacccacacccacccaccaagCACCAAGCGATGTGGGTTGAGGTGTGGGTCATATTATtgactatatatatatatatatatatacgatatGACTTGGCTTCTCCAGATTGTTTTGTCCGTTGTGTACATGTACATTTTAGTTAAGCGAATAAAGATACCGATAAAGAAATGTATGGATTGTATAAAGATATGGCAAGGAgcatataataaaaacaacaaattgaaGTGAAACGATTGCAGTTTGCACTGCGATTGCATTTGACTGGGGAGATTGGATGACGAGCCCATTAATTCCACTGGACTGCTGCCCATCTCATAACCCCTAAGCCAGCTCAGTGGCACATTCCTTGCGCACTTACAACCGCTCCACTGGCAGGACATTTAAGCAGCCCAGGGAAATATTTTCAGTGCTCAACGGCTTAGATACCCCCATCTCCACTCTGGTGCTCCTCGCCTCAAATGAGCCCAAGCACAAACACAATCAATGTCAGAATTTTCGACCCAAGTCGAAGACCCAGAcggagctggagatggagatggagacggAGACGGCAAAGGCGCCACTTAAGCCGTGGGCAACCACAACGGGAAGTAAGGCGCTGTGTCTTCTGGCAAGCAAATCGCAGGATTATGAATTACAATATACCCGagtgctcctgctccttctcctgctgctcctgctgctgctgctggtccttGCTGCAGTCATAATATTGCCACAGCTAATGCCACGTCTAAATAGCCGGCTTGGCAAGCTGTCCGGATTGCCGGATTCCTCCAAAGGGCCTCGTCGGGATGTTGGCGACCGATAAAGGTGATGACTTTTGACATCCGGGAGATGAGGAGCGAGTGCTCTTCAGTGGTGGGCCCCAGCAATTGGTTTTGGGTTGGCAAGTCGAGTGGCGGCTTGTTGCCCGCTGGCAGGCGCAGGACGTGCCCAAGAGCGAATAAATGAATGTATCAGACAGTCGAGAGTCACTTTGTCCGTCACCCAGTCAAACCGTCAAACCGTCAACCCGTCACTCCTGTGGGGAGGACCAAGGACGAAGGACTAAGGACGAGGCATCCTCATCCAAAAGAGTGTCATGTTGCCGGAGCCACTTTGTTGCAGGGGGAGACGCCACTAAATGCGCTCGTTCCTGAGAGCTGCTCACTAATTGCAGACGCCTCCGACTGCTCCAGTTGctccctcctcctcctgcgcTTCTCCTCCGCTGCCCCCCAGTCAGCACCTATCATCTGGGCTCCTTACAAAGTGACTCGTTAGCTTTGTGGGCCAACCACTGCGGCGGGGATGGTGGCGAGAATGGCGTTCAGTGCGCTAATTACTGACAGCCTCGGTGGCGAGTGCTCGGATTTATGACAAGACATCGTCAGCGTCGATGGCTCCACTGGCCACTCAGGGCAGCGACTGAACCAGATCTCGGCATCCTCGCTTGGGTTACGTCTGAGTGGGTAGTGGGCATCGAGAGGAATGGCTGAGCTGGAAGATGGATTCGGTGACCGTTGCTGAATGCCTTTTCTATAGTTCTGCTACAGGGTAACTAATGCTCAGTCGGACAATGGGAATGAGTATAAGGATGGCAAAGGACGATGTGCGAGGGACGAAGGAGGAAGGACCCCACCTGCCAAGTGCAGTAAGGGACGCAGCTAATTCGAGCTAATTATGGCCCAGAGCTGAGTGAACTGAAGACGACAGGCGGCAAAAAAGCTTACACACTGTTTGATGTGTGTAAAGCAAGGCCCACTCCACTCCCCGCTCCCCGCTcgcttttggcatttttatgttttaattgtGGCTTACGTTTGATTTGGCCAGAGGGCAAATGCTCGCACACAAACGGCCATGACAGGCgcaaaaaacaaaggcaaacacagCAAACAAATATACGGGCGGGGGAGCAGAAGCACTTTTATTTACAAGTGGGTGATGGCAGCTCCGAAATCATTTGTTATTTGCACATTTGCCAAAAGTAGGAAAAGTAGGAAAAACTTTGCTAGTCGCTTCTGCTCTTGCCTGCTAAATCGTTTTTGATGAGGGTCCATGGTCATTGGAGTGGGTCAGTTCTGTAGGATGAAGTTCGGAGAGGGGGAGTTACGAGCAAATGCTCCCGCCTGACCACTTCGGTCAACTTCAAAAGTTGAACAATTTTGGGAAGCGCACAGTGCTGGTGGCGCCCAATGCCGGAGATTTAGTAGTTTTCCACATGCAATGATCAGTATGTGAGCCAGAAATATAGGAGTATGAGAATCAGTACTTTCCTTTTAATAATGTTTTGGAAACTACACAATGCCACTGTGCGCACAATGGTTATTTAATGGTATAGCAGTGCGGGAAAGCTTTGTTTCGTGTGCTTTACATTTGGCAACTGTGCAACATGATCTACACAGCACCTGAGGCAATCCCCAAAGAGCCTCAAAACAATTCCCATTATCACTGCTATTTCTGAGGTGCGAAA from Drosophila yakuba strain Tai18E2 chromosome 2L, Prin_Dyak_Tai18E2_2.1, whole genome shotgun sequence includes these protein-coding regions:
- the LOC6526372 gene encoding protein O-mannosyl-transferase TMTC2 isoform X1, translating into MPSVEPWLGGDSYSWLGMLRLRLHKSNMDFTCLLCCSLAFVLYLNTLGAGFVYDDRRAILANADVSGGTPWQRSFSNDFWGTPLTDSGSHGSWRPLCVLSFRLNYLIGGGFAPWGFHLVNNLLHCVATALVVRVARTLLASVWAVLAAGALFAAHPIHTEAVAGVVGRADVAACVCYLLTYLSYLRHMRWRESGDPRQWLALGATLVLAAAGLLCKETAITALLLCALFDVMRGLGGQVDKQRLRSVCIVLGALFCMAYCRLVIVPGPQTAFSSADNPIARTPSAWTRLLTFLYLPVFNLRLLLQPNVLSFDWGMDALPRVTSLWDRRNAQSACFYSVLVGVAWRSCRQLLSGSKELGHSGVGSTFPQYHIQKVASRKSRSKRKRMANNTKYQAFEAAYHQQQQQQEALPCRDCNNNNSSGYVYEGSTPVPAAPAQNPHLVSSAFRGSRSSSSCSNSTNSSTSSSSSSSSSSSSSSSSSSSSSSSSSLGSGFQSSSKDYALEGMSSANRNACVLIMSLAFLALPFLPASNLLFYVGFVVAERLLYLPSVGFCLLVGYGVAKLMACSPRTRNTLLLSFSVLLAAMSLRTLRRNADWRDEESLYRSAIAINPPKALGNLGSVLSSQGRYEEAKQVLQEAIRFRPNMADVHFNLGILHQNQQVYTAAVECFQRAIKFRPNLAVAYLNLGISFIALGKRQQAIEILQAGSNLDGASVRDRSAHDQARSSAYLQLGALYAEQGKLQRALAIYREALSSLPGLPQQREVLYQRIGDVLGRLQQWDEAERHHRAALELQPNQVAAHLSYGITLARNSSRASEAEMWFKRALKLAPEQASVYHHYAEFLSLQSRHHESAIYHRRAAELAPNDYALVVAAATAMRLLDRKVEAEVWYRKAVALRPDDAHAHTNLGAILHLLGRTNHAAASYKAALRLQPGDAITLGNLAKLGVTNV
- the LOC6526372 gene encoding protein O-mannosyl-transferase TMTC2 isoform X2; the protein is MPSVEPWLGGDSYSWLGMLRLRLHKSNMDFTCLLCCSLAFVLYLNTLGAGFVYDDRRAILANADVSGGTPWQRSFSNDFWGTPLTDSGSHGSWRPLCVLSFRLNYLIGGGFAPWGFHLVNNLLHCVATALVVRVARTLLASVWAVLAAGALFAAHPIHTEAVAGVVGRADVAACVCYLLTYLSYLRHMRWRESGDPRQWLALGATLVLAAAGLLCKETAITALLLCALFDVMRGLGGQVDKQRLRSVCIVLGALFCMAYCRLVIVPGPQTAFSSADNPIARTPSAWTRLLTFLYLPVFNLRLLLQPNVLSFDWGMDALPRVTSLWDRRNAQSACFYSVLVGVAWRSCRQLLSGSKELGHSGVGSTFPQYHIQKVASRKSRSKRKRMANNTKYQAFEAAYHQQQQQQEALPCRDCNNNNSSGYVYEGSTPVPAAPAQNPHLVSSAFRGSRSSSSCSNSTNSSTSSSSSSSSSSSSSSSSSSSSSSSSSLGSGFQSSSKDYALEGMSSANRNACVLIMSLAFLALPFLPASNLLFYVGFVVAERLLYLPSVGFCLLVGYGVAKLMACSPRTRNTLLLSFSVLLAAMSLRTLRRNADWRDEESLYRSAIAINPPKALGNLGSVLSSQGRYEEAKQVLQEAIRFRPNMADVHFNLGILHQNQQVYTAAVECFQRAIKFRPNLAVAYLNLGISFIALGKRQQAIEILQAGSNLDGASVRDRSAHDQARSSAYLQLGALYAEQGKLQRALAIYREALSSLPGLPQQREVLYQRIGDVLGRLQQWDEAERHHRAALELQPNQVAAHLSYGITLARNVAAPRRRRCGSSEP